A window of Polaribacter litorisediminis contains these coding sequences:
- the ffh gene encoding signal recognition particle protein, whose translation MFNNLSEKLDKALHTLKGHGKITEVNVAETLKEVRRALLDADVNFKIAKDFTKRVQTAAIGQDVLTTLNPGQLLVKLVKDELTKLMGGDTVGINLSGAPTVILMSGLQGSGKTTFSGKLANYLKTKKSKQVLLVGCDVYRPAAINQLQVVGEQIGVEVYAEVGNNNPVEISLNALKHAKATGKNVVIIDTAGRLAVDTEMMNEISNIHKAVHPQETLFVVDSMTGQDAVNTAKTFNDILNFDGVVLTKLDGDTRGGAALSIKSVVDKPIKFIGTGEKMDAIDVFHPDRMADRILGMGDVISLVERAQDQYDEEEARKLQKKIAKNQFGFDDFLSQIQQIKKMGSMKDLMGMIPGAGKAMKDVDIDDDSFKGIEAIIYSMTPSERSTPRTINASRKKRIAKGSGTSIQEVNQLMKQFNQMSKMMKMMQGGGGKKMMQMMKGMQ comes from the coding sequence ATGTTTAACAATTTAAGCGAAAAATTAGATAAAGCCCTGCACACCCTAAAAGGTCATGGTAAAATTACAGAGGTAAACGTTGCAGAAACTTTAAAAGAAGTTAGAAGAGCTCTTTTAGATGCCGATGTTAACTTTAAAATTGCGAAAGATTTTACTAAAAGAGTGCAAACCGCTGCTATAGGACAGGATGTTTTAACAACCTTAAATCCTGGGCAGTTATTAGTAAAATTGGTAAAGGATGAACTAACTAAATTAATGGGTGGAGACACGGTTGGTATTAATTTAAGTGGCGCACCAACAGTAATTTTAATGTCTGGTTTACAGGGTTCTGGTAAAACTACTTTTTCAGGAAAATTAGCAAACTACCTAAAAACTAAAAAATCAAAACAAGTTTTATTAGTAGGTTGTGATGTTTATAGACCTGCTGCAATAAATCAATTACAAGTTGTTGGAGAACAAATTGGTGTAGAAGTGTATGCAGAAGTTGGTAATAACAATCCTGTTGAAATTTCTCTGAATGCTTTAAAACATGCCAAAGCAACTGGTAAAAATGTAGTGATTATTGATACCGCCGGACGTTTAGCGGTAGATACAGAAATGATGAATGAAATTTCTAACATTCATAAAGCTGTGCATCCTCAAGAAACCTTGTTCGTAGTAGATTCTATGACAGGGCAAGATGCTGTAAATACGGCAAAAACATTTAATGACATTTTAAATTTCGATGGCGTTGTATTGACCAAATTAGATGGAGATACAAGAGGTGGTGCCGCTTTATCTATTAAATCTGTAGTCGATAAACCAATTAAATTTATTGGTACTGGAGAAAAAATGGATGCGATTGATGTTTTTCATCCTGATAGAATGGCAGACAGAATTTTGGGAATGGGAGATGTTATTTCTCTTGTAGAAAGAGCCCAAGATCAATATGATGAGGAGGAAGCTAGAAAATTACAAAAGAAAATTGCTAAAAATCAGTTTGGTTTCGATGACTTTTTAAGTCAGATTCAGCAAATTAAAAAGATGGGAAGCATGAAAGATTTAATGGGTATGATTCCTGGAGCTGGCAAAGCGATGAAAGACGTAGATATTGATGATGATTCTTTTAAAGGAATTGAAGCTATTATTTATTCCATGACGCCGTCTGAAAGAAGTACACCAAGAACGATAAATGCAAGTAGAAAAAAGAGAATTGCCAAAGGTTCTGGAACCTCTATTCAAGAAGTAAATCAATTGATGAAGCAATTTAATCAAATGAGTAAAATGATGAAGATGATGCAAGGCGGTGGTGGTAAAAAAATGATGCAAATGATGAAAGGAATGCAATAA
- a CDS encoding YitT family protein has translation MRVTKANNYFSEYFQILIGIVLTSLGLKAFLLPNGFLDGGVTGIALLVRTQVDINMSYLLVIISIPFLILGYFTVSKAIVIKSMVSILGVALFIHFENFQTITNDKLLISIFGGLLVGSGIGIAIRNGSVLDGSEILGVFINDKFGVSIGKVIMLFNIVLFSITAFVISIEVALYSILTYIIAAKVTDTVIEGFEDFIGVTIVSKKYDLIKVAILEEIGVGLTVYKGSSGFGSKGHTEDFDIIHTIINRIDIKKMYRIINGIDAEAFIVEFDVNNVKGGVLRHYLNKRKNAKFLSLKESVLNKEK, from the coding sequence ATGAGAGTCACTAAAGCTAACAATTATTTTTCTGAATATTTTCAAATATTGATAGGAATTGTATTGACTAGTCTTGGCTTAAAAGCATTTTTATTACCCAATGGTTTTTTAGATGGTGGCGTTACTGGTATTGCTTTATTAGTAAGAACTCAAGTAGATATTAACATGTCTTACTTACTCGTTATTATTAGTATTCCTTTTTTAATTCTTGGATATTTTACGGTTTCTAAAGCCATTGTAATTAAATCTATGGTTAGCATACTTGGTGTAGCTTTATTTATTCATTTTGAAAATTTTCAGACCATTACAAATGATAAATTATTAATTTCAATTTTTGGAGGATTATTAGTAGGTTCTGGCATTGGAATTGCGATTAGAAATGGTTCTGTGCTAGATGGTTCAGAAATTCTCGGTGTTTTTATTAATGATAAATTCGGCGTAAGTATTGGTAAAGTAATTATGCTGTTTAACATTGTATTATTTTCTATAACGGCCTTTGTCATATCAATTGAAGTTGCCCTCTACTCTATTCTAACCTATATTATTGCAGCAAAAGTAACGGATACCGTTATAGAGGGTTTTGAAGATTTTATAGGAGTTACTATTGTTTCTAAAAAATACGATTTAATTAAGGTTGCTATTTTAGAAGAAATCGGCGTTGGTTTAACCGTGTATAAAGGAAGTTCTGGTTTTGGAAGCAAAGGACATACGGAAGACTTCGATATTATACATACTATTATTAATAGAATTGATATTAAAAAAATGTATCGAATTATTAACGGTATTGATGCGGAAGCTTTTATTGTTGAGTTTGATGTAAATAATGTAAAAGGAGGCGTTTTAAGACATTACTTAAATAAGAGGAAAAATGCTAAATTTTTAAGTTTAAAAGAATCCGTTTTAAATAAAGAAAAATAG
- a CDS encoding phosphoribosyltransferase family protein — MIAENNIILNTLQINQKVKRIAYQIYESNSNEKEVIIAGIVGNGYIFAEKIVKVLQEISPLKVIICEVHIHKKKPLELITTSLQVHEYKNKSLVLVDDVLNSGTTLIYGVKHFLNVPLKRFKTAILVNRNHKKYPVKADFKGVSLSTSIKEHVHVDFSENESKAYLV; from the coding sequence ATGATAGCAGAAAACAACATCATCTTAAATACATTGCAAATTAATCAGAAGGTTAAAAGAATTGCTTACCAAATATATGAAAGTAATAGTAACGAAAAAGAGGTTATTATTGCAGGTATTGTTGGTAACGGATATATTTTTGCCGAAAAAATTGTAAAAGTTTTACAAGAAATTTCTCCCTTAAAAGTCATCATTTGTGAGGTGCATATTCATAAGAAAAAACCTTTAGAATTAATTACAACTTCTTTGCAAGTTCATGAATATAAAAATAAATCTTTAGTTTTGGTTGATGATGTTTTAAACTCTGGTACTACCTTAATTTATGGTGTAAAACACTTTTTAAATGTGCCTTTAAAAAGATTTAAAACGGCGATATTAGTGAACAGAAATCATAAGAAATATCCTGTTAAAGCAGATTTTAAAGGGGTCTCACTATCAACCTCCATAAAAGAGCATGTACATGTTGATTTTTCAGAAAATGAATCGAAAGCGTATTTAGTTTAA
- a CDS encoding FKBP-type peptidyl-prolyl cis-trans isomerase, translating into MAKIKNIFAVAIVAILMYACGDDNNFIVNPFADVNHIALAVSDNDSIVKFLKNHYYDTEVDSVKPLVTGKTAIFDDTEHLKVMEVTENAIDYKLYVYVAIEGDAGADPDKGYPTKVDSVFVKYAGRTMSGTSFSDTNFDSNTRGLWFNLLSVIKGWSYGYTNLKGGELKKDPDTGGIFNGPITYLNGGKGVLFIPSGLAYPSSNPQNYTSSLVDTNLLFYIDLLDFVPDTDHDNDGVPTIEEDVDNDGNLFNDDTDLDGFPNYFDVDDDGDGVFTADEDANNDGDPTNDFSDPNNPTLPDYLNPDIK; encoded by the coding sequence ATGGCAAAAATTAAAAATATATTTGCGGTTGCAATTGTAGCAATTTTAATGTACGCTTGCGGCGATGATAATAATTTTATAGTGAATCCTTTTGCTGATGTTAATCATATAGCTTTAGCGGTTTCTGATAACGATTCGATAGTTAAATTTTTAAAGAATCATTATTATGATACCGAGGTGGATTCAGTTAAGCCATTGGTCACTGGTAAAACTGCGATCTTTGATGATACAGAACATCTAAAAGTGATGGAGGTTACAGAAAATGCTATAGATTACAAATTATATGTTTATGTGGCTATAGAAGGAGATGCAGGCGCTGATCCTGATAAGGGGTATCCAACAAAAGTAGATTCTGTTTTTGTGAAATATGCAGGCAGAACAATGTCTGGTACATCCTTTAGTGATACCAATTTTGATAGCAATACAAGAGGACTGTGGTTTAACTTATTATCGGTAATAAAAGGTTGGTCTTATGGATACACCAATTTAAAAGGAGGTGAACTTAAAAAAGATCCAGATACGGGTGGTATTTTTAATGGTCCAATCACGTACTTAAATGGAGGAAAAGGAGTGCTTTTTATACCTTCAGGATTGGCATATCCGTCTTCTAATCCACAGAACTATACAAGTTCTTTAGTCGATACAAATTTGCTTTTTTACATTGATTTGCTAGATTTTGTTCCAGATACAGATCACGATAATGATGGAGTACCAACGATTGAAGAAGATGTTGATAATGATGGCAATCTTTTTAATGATGATACTGATTTAGATGGTTTCCCTAATTATTTTGATGTAGATGATGATGGCGATGGCGTTTTTACGGCAGATGAAGACGCTAATAATGATGGTGATCCAACAAATGATTTTAGTGATCCTAACAATCCTACATTACCAGATTATTTAAATCCTGATATTAAATAA
- the folD gene encoding bifunctional methylenetetrahydrofolate dehydrogenase/methenyltetrahydrofolate cyclohydrolase FolD — protein MILLDGKKTAAEIKEEIALEVRELKNNGYDTPHLAAIIVGNNGASITYVNAKVKACERVGFESTLIRLPEEITEDELLNEIAILNIDNDIDGFIVQLPLPKHIDEQKVIMTIDPDKDVDGFHPTNVGKMALNLPTFISATPFGILELLDRYHIETSGKHVVVLGRSHIVGSPMSILLSQKRKVGNATVTMCHSRTKNLKEITLQADIIVAAIGIPEFLKADMVKDHVTIIDVGITRLADSRKKSGYRLVGDVAFDEVSKKADFITPVPGGVGPMTIAMLLKNTLLACKRKN, from the coding sequence ATGATTTTATTAGACGGAAAAAAAACTGCAGCAGAGATTAAAGAAGAAATTGCTTTAGAAGTTAGAGAATTAAAAAATAACGGATATGACACACCACATCTTGCTGCAATTATTGTAGGCAATAATGGGGCAAGTATTACGTATGTAAATGCAAAAGTAAAAGCTTGTGAAAGAGTTGGTTTTGAATCTACATTAATTCGATTACCAGAAGAAATTACTGAAGATGAATTATTGAATGAAATCGCTATTTTAAATATTGATAATGATATTGATGGTTTTATTGTTCAATTGCCTTTGCCAAAACATATTGATGAGCAAAAAGTAATTATGACAATCGATCCAGATAAAGATGTAGATGGATTTCATCCAACAAATGTTGGTAAAATGGCTTTAAATTTGCCAACTTTTATTTCTGCAACTCCTTTCGGAATATTAGAATTATTAGACCGATACCATATTGAAACTTCGGGTAAACACGTGGTTGTTTTAGGCAGAAGTCATATTGTTGGTAGCCCAATGAGTATTTTATTATCTCAAAAAAGAAAAGTTGGTAATGCAACGGTTACGATGTGTCATAGTAGAACAAAAAACTTAAAAGAGATTACATTACAAGCAGATATTATCGTTGCTGCAATTGGTATTCCAGAATTTTTAAAAGCAGATATGGTTAAAGATCACGTTACTATAATCGATGTAGGAATTACCCGTTTAGCAGATTCTAGAAAAAAAAGTGGCTACCGTTTAGTGGGTGATGTTGCTTTTGATGAAGTTTCAAAAAAAGCTGACTTTATTACTCCTGTTCCTGGCGGAGTTGGGCCCATGACCATTGCCATGCTTTTGAAAAACACACTACTTGCTTGTAAAAGAAAAAATTAA
- a CDS encoding RNA-binding S4 domain-containing protein has product MRIDKYLWCIRVFKTRSIATTACKKGQVKMDGKNVKPSKDIFGNELIIVRKNQINYQIKVLDLPESRVGAKLVDIYRKDTTPKEEFAKNELLKYAKDYYRKKGTGRPTKKDRRDIEDYTEDSEENV; this is encoded by the coding sequence ATGAGAATAGATAAATACTTATGGTGCATTCGTGTTTTTAAAACAAGAAGTATAGCCACTACCGCTTGTAAAAAGGGACAAGTAAAAATGGATGGCAAAAATGTTAAGCCCTCTAAAGATATTTTTGGAAATGAATTGATTATCGTTAGAAAAAATCAGATTAATTATCAAATAAAAGTTTTAGATTTACCTGAAAGTAGAGTTGGTGCAAAATTAGTAGATATTTATAGAAAAGATACTACCCCAAAAGAGGAGTTTGCCAAAAATGAACTTTTAAAATACGCTAAAGATTACTATCGTAAAAAAGGAACAGGAAGACCTACTAAAAAAGATCGAAGAGATATAGAAGATTACACAGAAGATAGCGAAGAAAACGTATGA
- a CDS encoding shikimate kinase produces MKIVLLGYMASGKSSIGKKMAKSLAMNFIDLDDYIIEHENMSITNIFKNKGEIYFRLKEHQYLKEILSQDQNFILSLGGGTPCYGNNMEEINKEDTISIYLNGSIATLVKRLIKKKSKRPLIASLDNDQIPEFVAKHLFERRFFYEQAKMTIQIDDKTKSEVAIELEKLLN; encoded by the coding sequence ATGAAAATTGTCTTATTAGGGTATATGGCGTCTGGTAAATCTAGTATTGGTAAAAAAATGGCTAAAAGTTTGGCAATGAATTTTATAGACTTAGATGATTACATTATAGAACATGAAAACATGTCGATTACTAATATTTTTAAGAACAAAGGAGAAATTTATTTTAGGTTGAAAGAACATCAATATTTGAAAGAAATACTTTCTCAAGACCAAAATTTTATACTTTCTTTAGGAGGAGGAACCCCATGTTATGGCAATAATATGGAAGAAATAAACAAAGAAGATACCATTTCTATCTATTTAAACGGAAGTATTGCTACGCTGGTAAAAAGATTGATCAAAAAGAAATCTAAAAGACCGTTAATAGCTTCTTTAGACAATGATCAAATTCCTGAATTTGTTGCGAAACACCTCTTTGAAAGACGTTTTTTTTACGAACAGGCAAAAATGACGATTCAAATAGACGATAAGACTAAAAGTGAAGTTGCTATAGAGTTAGAAAAGCTTTTAAACTAA